One stretch of Cohnella algarum DNA includes these proteins:
- the fni gene encoding type 2 isopentenyl-diphosphate Delta-isomerase, with protein sequence MEEPNATERRKSQHIEICLNERVEGERITTGFERYRFRHQALPEIDYAAVRTDTEFLGRKLGAPFLISSMTGGTEQASNINRNLAVLAQTRGWAYGVGSMRAAIERPELMETFRVRRFAPDIPILANLGAVQLNYGFGYDECMRAAEKLEADALVLHLNSLQEAFQPEGNTDFRGLLKRIGELCRRLPFPVGVKEVGWGIAADVSERLADAGVAFLDVAGAGGTSWSQVEKHRSADPVARLAAEAFADWGIPTAECVREVRRQLPDIPLIASGGLANGVDAAKSLALGAHLAGFGRSLLLPAVTSPDMLSSLAERLERELRTAMFGIGAATIAELRATNRLASI encoded by the coding sequence ATGGAAGAACCGAACGCAACCGAGCGGCGAAAAAGCCAGCACATCGAAATTTGCCTGAACGAGCGGGTCGAGGGCGAACGCATCACGACCGGCTTCGAACGGTACCGCTTCCGTCATCAGGCGCTGCCGGAGATCGATTACGCGGCCGTGCGCACCGATACCGAATTCCTCGGCCGGAAGCTGGGCGCTCCGTTTCTGATCAGCTCGATGACCGGGGGGACGGAACAGGCTTCGAATATTAACCGCAACCTGGCGGTTCTGGCGCAGACGCGCGGCTGGGCGTACGGCGTCGGGTCCATGCGCGCGGCGATCGAGCGTCCGGAGCTGATGGAGACGTTTCGGGTTCGCCGATTCGCGCCGGACATCCCCATCCTCGCGAATCTGGGCGCCGTTCAGCTCAATTACGGCTTCGGATACGACGAATGCATGCGGGCCGCGGAAAAGCTCGAAGCCGATGCGCTCGTGCTTCATCTGAACAGCTTGCAGGAGGCGTTCCAGCCGGAGGGGAATACCGATTTTCGCGGATTGCTGAAGCGGATCGGGGAGTTGTGCCGCCGGCTTCCGTTCCCGGTCGGAGTCAAGGAGGTCGGCTGGGGGATCGCGGCCGACGTTTCCGAGCGCCTGGCGGACGCGGGCGTCGCGTTCCTCGATGTCGCCGGTGCCGGCGGCACGTCCTGGAGCCAGGTGGAAAAGCATCGCTCCGCCGATCCGGTCGCGCGACTCGCCGCGGAAGCGTTCGCCGACTGGGGCATTCCGACGGCGGAATGCGTGCGGGAAGTCCGGCGACAGCTCCCGGACATTCCGCTCATCGCGAGCGGCGGGCTCGCAAACGGCGTCGATGCCGCCAAGTCGCTGGCGCTCGGCGCCCATTTGGCGGGGTTCGGACGCTCGCTGCTGCTACCCGCCGTGACGTCGCCCGACATGCTGTCGTCCCTGGCCGAGCGGCTGGAGCGCGAGCTGCGCACGGCCATGTTCGGCATCGGCGCCGCCACGATCGCGGAGCTGCGCGCCACGAACCGCCTGGCAAGCATCTAG
- a CDS encoding undecaprenyl-diphosphate phosphatase — translation MNDVISAIILGVIEGLTEFLPVSSTGHLILAGDLLGFEGDAATTFKIVIQLGAVMAVLILYWGRYMSILKDLFAFDFSAKNKLNAIHMILAMIPALVVYLILKDFIKGTLFGPEPVLVGLIAGGVLMIIAARAKRKVTAENTDDISYKQALGIGLFQCLALWPGFSRSGSTISGGLLLGTSQKAAADFTFIISVPVMLGATILDMYDSREYLTSDALALFGIGFVAAFVVAMLAVVTFLNLIKRLKLEWFAAYRFVLAAVFFAWMMW, via the coding sequence ATGAATGACGTAATAAGCGCGATTATTTTAGGCGTTATCGAAGGCCTGACCGAGTTTCTCCCCGTTTCGTCCACCGGGCATCTGATTTTGGCCGGCGACTTGCTGGGCTTCGAAGGAGACGCGGCGACCACCTTCAAAATCGTCATCCAGCTCGGCGCCGTGATGGCCGTCCTTATCCTGTACTGGGGCCGCTACATGTCCATCCTGAAGGATTTGTTCGCCTTCGATTTCTCGGCCAAAAACAAACTCAACGCCATCCATATGATTCTGGCCATGATTCCCGCTCTCGTCGTCTATCTGATCCTGAAAGACTTCATCAAAGGCACCTTGTTCGGGCCGGAACCCGTGCTCGTCGGCCTCATTGCCGGCGGGGTGCTGATGATTATCGCCGCAAGAGCGAAACGCAAAGTGACCGCGGAGAACACCGACGACATCAGCTACAAGCAGGCGCTGGGGATCGGCCTTTTTCAATGCCTGGCTTTGTGGCCCGGGTTTTCGCGGTCGGGCTCGACGATTTCCGGCGGGCTGCTGCTCGGAACGAGCCAAAAAGCGGCGGCCGATTTTACGTTTATCATCTCCGTCCCGGTCATGCTCGGCGCCACGATTCTCGACATGTACGACAGCCGGGAATATTTGACCTCGGACGCGCTCGCTCTCTTCGGGATCGGCTTCGTCGCCGCGTTCGTCGTCGCCATGCTCGCGGTCGTCACCTTCCTCAATTTGATCAAGCGGCTCAAGCTCGAGTGGTTCGCGGCGTACCGCTTCGTGCTGGCGGCGGTCTTTTTCGCTTGGATGATGTGGTGA
- a CDS encoding response regulator transcription factor has protein sequence MDKSILIVEDEEKISRLLEIELEIEGYRTARFANGLDALEAYRRGGWDLILLDVMLPGMSGIELLRRIRTQDPHTPVILLTAKNSVEDKVSGLDYGANDYMTKPFQIEELLARIRASLRHRAAAPAETAGEEWLTAADLKVNEKTREVLRGGDPVELTPREFDLLVYLLRNKRQVLGREQILEAVWGYDYAGETNVVDVYIRYVRKKIDHGRQPELIQTVRGVGYVLKENK, from the coding sequence ATGGACAAATCGATTTTGATCGTCGAAGACGAAGAAAAAATATCGCGGCTGCTGGAAATCGAGCTGGAAATCGAAGGCTATCGAACGGCGAGATTCGCCAACGGCCTCGACGCCCTTGAAGCTTACCGCAGGGGCGGCTGGGATTTGATCCTGCTGGACGTCATGCTCCCCGGCATGAGCGGAATCGAGCTGCTGCGCCGGATTCGAACGCAGGATCCGCATACTCCGGTCATTTTGCTGACGGCCAAAAACTCCGTCGAGGACAAAGTATCCGGACTCGATTACGGAGCCAACGATTATATGACGAAACCGTTTCAGATCGAAGAGCTGCTCGCCCGCATCCGCGCCTCTCTCCGCCATCGCGCCGCGGCTCCCGCCGAAACGGCCGGGGAGGAATGGCTGACGGCGGCGGATTTGAAAGTCAACGAAAAAACGCGGGAAGTGCTTAGGGGCGGCGACCCGGTCGAACTGACGCCGAGGGAATTCGATTTGCTCGTCTACCTGCTGAGAAACAAGCGCCAGGTGCTGGGTCGGGAGCAAATTCTGGAGGCGGTCTGGGGCTACGATTATGCCGGAGAAACGAACGTCGTCGACGTCTACATCCGCTATGTCCGCAAAAAAATCGACCACGGAAGGCAGCCCGAACTGATCCAAACCGTACGCGGAGTCGGCTACGTCCTGAAGGAAAACAAATGA